A window of the Streptomyces griseochromogenes genome harbors these coding sequences:
- a CDS encoding RNA polymerase sigma-70 factor yields MPEDAFTEHRPLLFTIAYEMLGSATDAEDVLQESYLRWSQVDPATVEHPRPYLVRLVTRQGLNHLRAVRARREEYVGTWLPEPIRTAPEVSDDATLAESVSMAVLLVLETLNPTERAVFVLHEVFGYAHGEIAAAIGKTEVAVRQTAHRARRHVLARRRRFEPDSGATREIIQRFLRAAATGDIQALMDLLAPEVVSISDGGGKVAAARHPITGRADVTRFALGVARTGAASVPVEHATYNGMPAARFLIGGELDWLLAFEIHEGRITGLYGIRNPDKLRSADTVLRLDRKGP; encoded by the coding sequence CCTACGAGATGCTGGGCAGCGCCACGGACGCCGAGGACGTGTTGCAGGAGAGCTACCTGCGCTGGAGCCAGGTCGATCCCGCCACGGTCGAGCATCCACGCCCCTATCTGGTGCGCCTGGTGACCCGGCAGGGTCTCAACCACCTGCGTGCGGTCAGGGCGCGGCGAGAGGAGTACGTCGGAACCTGGCTGCCCGAGCCGATCCGCACCGCACCCGAAGTGAGCGACGACGCGACGCTGGCCGAGTCGGTGTCGATGGCCGTGCTGCTCGTCCTGGAGACGCTGAACCCCACCGAGCGCGCGGTGTTCGTCCTGCACGAGGTGTTCGGCTACGCCCACGGCGAGATCGCCGCCGCGATCGGCAAGACGGAGGTGGCCGTCCGGCAGACGGCCCATCGCGCACGCCGTCATGTCCTCGCCCGGCGCCGCCGTTTCGAACCCGACTCCGGGGCGACGCGCGAGATCATCCAGCGATTCCTGCGCGCGGCGGCGACCGGTGACATCCAGGCGCTGATGGACCTGCTGGCGCCCGAAGTGGTGTCGATCTCCGACGGCGGTGGGAAGGTCGCCGCCGCCCGCCACCCGATCACCGGTCGCGCCGACGTCACCCGCTTCGCCCTCGGCGTGGCACGCACCGGCGCCGCGAGCGTCCCCGTCGAGCACGCCACCTACAACGGCATGCCCGCGGCACGCTTCCTCATCGGCGGTGAACTCGACTGGCTGCTCGCCTTCGAGATCCACGAGGGACGGATCACCGGGCTCTACGGGATTCGCAACCCCGACAAACTCCGCAGTGCCGACACAGTGCTTCGGCTCGACAGAAAGGGACCGTGA
- a CDS encoding SRPBCC family protein, which translates to METVTVERLIDAPIDDVFAWLTATTNYTGSPLVLRCALTRQGQGAPYGVGAVRSHLWAIGWFRERITHYDAPYCTEYVVDRSLPPSRHELGRMTFTEEAGGTRVCWTTRAEVSVPLFGPFLTRRLMRPIIAGTFGNILDAADTALTRTSSRR; encoded by the coding sequence GTGGAGACCGTGACCGTTGAGCGGCTCATCGACGCCCCGATCGACGACGTGTTCGCCTGGCTCACCGCGACCACCAACTACACCGGTTCGCCCCTGGTGCTGCGCTGCGCCCTGACCCGGCAGGGCCAGGGCGCGCCCTACGGCGTCGGCGCGGTGCGCAGTCACCTGTGGGCGATCGGCTGGTTCCGGGAGCGCATCACCCACTACGACGCGCCGTATTGCACCGAGTACGTCGTCGATCGCAGCCTGCCGCCGTCCAGGCACGAACTCGGCCGGATGACGTTCACCGAGGAGGCCGGCGGCACCCGGGTGTGCTGGACCACCCGCGCCGAGGTCAGCGTCCCCTTGTTCGGACCGTTCCTCACCAGGCGCCTCATGCGGCCCATCATCGCCGGTACCTTCGGCAACATCCTGGACGCGGCCGACACCGCGTTGACCCGGACCTCGAGCCGGCGGTGA